The Paenibacillus pabuli DNA segment CCCCATAACTTTTTTTGAAATGGATGTCACAGATTCATCTGCTCATTTGTCTTCAGTATGTACACTACAATACGGAGGCGATTTGAAATGAGTTTGAGAATGAATCACAGAGCAGTAAATCCGGGAGCTTTCAAGGCATTAATGGCAATGGAGCAGTTTGTATCGGGTCAATTTGAAGATAAAGTATTATATGAGCTGTTAAAAATCAGAGTATCACAAATCAACGGCTGTGCTTTTTGTCTTGACATGCATGCCAAAGATCTGTTGAAGCTTGGCGATTATGCAGATCACATTTTAATGCTTAGCGTATGGCGCGAAGCTCCTTTGTTCACGGAAAAAGAACGTGTTATGCTTGAACTGGCTGAAGCCGTGACCCAAATCTCTGAGCAGGGGGTTCCTTTGGATTTA contains these protein-coding regions:
- a CDS encoding carboxymuconolactone decarboxylase family protein, yielding MSLRMNHRAVNPGAFKALMAMEQFVSGQFEDKVLYELLKIRVSQINGCAFCLDMHAKDLLKLGDYADHILMLSVWREAPLFTEKERVMLELAEAVTQISEQGVPLDLYNKVREHFSEAEVVDLIMAINTINNWNRIAITTGMYPGCFN